The following proteins are co-located in the Podarcis raffonei isolate rPodRaf1 chromosome 5, rPodRaf1.pri, whole genome shotgun sequence genome:
- the LOC128413367 gene encoding lysosomal acid lipase/cholesteryl ester hydrolase-like, whose product MHQTPNIKEWLILIAYAKFQIKDRKNSYSGADCDEVNSLPAPAFSFLSFFQSRADVYVGISPDYTSVKTVVHWGQVAKSNQFKYFDYGPKNGGIYNMSSPPFYKVEDSIVPTAVWSAGRDTIASKRNVEMLLPRITNLVFYKHIPDWQHVDFIWGLDAPERLYKDVLCLMQKYK is encoded by the exons ATGCACCAGACTCCAAATATCAAAGAGTGGCTTATTTTAATTGCTTATGCTAAATTCCAGATCAAAGACAGAAAGAATTCCTATAGTGGGGCGGACTGTGACGAGGTGAACTCTCTGCCTGCTCCAG cattttctttcCTATCATTCTTCCAGAGTCGAGCAGATGTGTATGTTGGAATTTCCCCCGATTATACTTCTGTAAAAACAGTGGTACATTGGGGTCAG GTTGCTAAATCAAACCAATTTAAATATTTTGATTATGGACCAAAGAACGGGGGTATCTACAACATG AGTTCACCCCCATTTTATAAAGTAGAGGATTCTATTGTGCCAACAGCTGTGTGGAGTGCTGGACGTGACACTATTGCAAGCAAAAGAAATGTTGAAATGTTGCTTCCTCGAATCACTAATTTAGTTTTCTACAAGCATATTCCTGATTGGCAGCATGTGGATTTTATCTGGGGTCTTGATGCACCAGAGAGGTTGTATAAGGATGTGCTTTGTCTGATGCAAAAGTACAAATAA